The DNA segment AATCTGTAGTTCCTCTTACTCCAGACACCAGCATTACAGAACACTAACCCTGAAACCTCATGTAGCCTACATAATATGATAATATTCATCTGATAGTGAAGCCTGTGGGTAATCCTGAGTAAGTGACATTGTTTCTGGaaatagtaaatataaatataaatgcagggttttataaatgtattattttacgAATGATCTTAAACCCTCTGCAAATAGAAAGTGGATCTGTCTAAATAGGGGAAATGAGGTTGTTTTGTGATCTGGGTTAACTGATTCTTCAAAGGTTAAAACTTTCTCAACTCTTTAAAACTTCCCAGTTAATGGCCAGAAAGTTTAAAATCATactaaaacataataaaatgtttataaacCAAAGCACGTATTAACAGTGCAATgcagcaaaacatgttttatgcatTCAAGTTTTATCAAAGGCTTAATAGCTTTTTAGTTATTTGAAGCTGACAGGAAGTTGACATTATTAAAAGATTTTATGGGTTATAGGTCAGATCAGGTTAATGGCTATTTTCGGCAgattttttacacacacactttggcaTGACTTAACTGTCACAAATTTATATTTCAGTTCATAAATCATGCACTACTgatatattacagtaaaagtagATTTTACGTACTCTGGCTCCCTCCGCATGGATTTCCTTGGGATCCCTGTTGTCGATGTCAGTCATGGTTTGGCTTTCCACCGTGATCTGCGCCTCATTTTCATCCATGGTTCTGCTCCCTGACTAAAGGAAGagtctgaagctgaagctgatgcTAAGATAATATAGCGGCTGGGTGTGGTTacagccacagccacagaggGCAGTGTAGGGGAGTGGCAGTTTATAAACTGAAACTCAATGTTATGCCACTCCAGAAATCCCAATGGCCACCTTAAACTGTTAaagacacacatatgcacatggTCATTAACACAAAAGCGTTGGCCATTATTTTGCAAAAACTTTCACAACTCAAACTGCGACTGTGCATTTTGCAAAGAGGGAAGCATGTTGCATTTGACTCTGTCATAAGAAGGAAGGTGCCAAACTACACAATCAACCGCCAGTACAAAAGTGTATGATCTATGGTGAGTTCATGTAAGACCTTTATTAATTTACCATGCTAAGTGAATATCGCTGATATAAATTGATATAAAACCATGGTTATGAAATACACGACTTGGCAAGAATGTTTGGTTTCaagcaaaaaacaacagcatgaatAAAACCATGACTGACCGACAGTTAGAACTGTAATGGCTTTATAGGTCTTAGACGTAGATCCTGTTTACTAACTCACACATAGCATAAAAAAATCTCCCACTGGCCCTTCACTTAATCTCAGATTTCCGTaagaatacatttaatataagTGGTTCCTCTTTTCAATAGAGCTAAATATTTTATCTATCTAAATGCATAACAAATTGTGAAATCTTTTATAATCATTAACAATGACAAGCAGATACTGTTGGACTTCTTCCTAACTGTAGAAAATATGTAGttacaaacatttgaattaaatattaaagaatcAAATATCAATGCCCACTTGGGCTCAGTCCACCCGAACATCAGTGTACATGTGCACATAACAAACAATCCCGGTATCGATGGGTGAGTCTTATTCTTTGGCCAGGTGAACGCTGAAGCCTCCACAGCATTTCCCAGCACTCAAGAGTAAGGGACGCACAATGATGCTCAGCACAACGTTCCACAGGCTCTGCAGCCAGCGTGTGCCAATAGAGACACACTGGACACAAGGACCAACCATCCTGtcagagacaacaacaaaaaacaaaacacattttcataaacACCATAGTATTGAACCTTGCAGCCTGCTTTAGTTAAacttattaaagtttttttatatCTGTCTTCTGAAGCAGTGTAGACTGGCAACTGACAGAAAGTATTTTACTTCCCCAAAATCGATGGGATAATATGCTTTGATGGGTTTAGTGTTTCTCAATCTTAGGTCAAATCAGGATATGAGCGCTTCTTCGGTCTTTCCAGAGAGCTTTGCAGTTCCTCTTTTGCCACCGAACGATACTGATTCTGGATTTTACACTTTCACGTGCCATTTTAACTAAAAACCACAATGAGTAGTTCGACACTGCCACAGTGGACCAGTGAATTTTTATACGCTTTGGCATGATTCATGGCTGACAAAGCAGGTTACGTATTTGACAACCATGGATTAAAAGGTGTCGACTGAACTATACGTGTGAAATTCATGAAgtatctttttgtgttttgtagagAATATtgcaaactgaaatattttcacAATTATCAGATGGACTTCCATAAAATTCTGTGCAAACACTGAAGCAACTATTGGGTGACTGTTggccatgaaatttggtgcagATATCAATGCTGCCAagaagatgaatcctaatgactttggtaaCCCTTTGACTTTTCCTGTAGTGCCTCTTGTGTCAACATTTGTAGTTTTGAGAAGAATATCTTGACAGCTAGTCATGAAATtgtgtacagacattcatattTGTTATCCAGTACTTAGTTTTTTTGACTAAATACCTGCAAATTCCCATAAACCTGtacttttgtttagtgctaATGAGCAAATACTAGATTGCtgacatgctaaactaagacgATGATCTTTGCCAGTGTTAGCCTTTAGTTCAAAGCACTATTGTGCAGCCACACAGGGCCCGTTGTATGGACAGACCCATCTAATCTCATGTTACACCCATGTTCCCATGGTAGCAGAACATTGTAGAAATGGATATCTGGTGATCTGGTCAAATGAAACAGTaagtgtgaaaaaatgtttcatgttgtcaTCTTAATATAATCAAGAGGGCATATTCTAAACCTACCAGATGTGAAAGCAGCTAAGGATGGCGAAGAGGAGACCGGAGATAACTGACACAGGAATAGCCAGAAGCACTGTGACTATCCTGTAGATCCAAACCCTAGACACCTCAAACAAGGCATGACTCCAGATCCACACTCTGTCCCCGCTGCGCACTGACACTGGCTCAGCAATGACATCCTCAAACGTTAcctgcagacacaaagagaaagtggTACTGAGAGGTAAATGTGAGGAGCCATGGTCCTGCTGGGCTCGAttaacctttaaaaataaattatatccACTGGAATGCTGTGTAATCAGCCAAGCTTGGTTCTACATGCCAATTCACTGCATGtaaaaaatgcacaaatgaTCCAAAAAGCTGTTCAATAGTTCAATAGAGCTACTGCATAAGAATGCAATACCTTGAGGCAGTCGTTGATACCTCTGGGGTCTCTGACATTAATCAAAGGCTTGGTGTCACTGATTTCCACTAGCGTAGACGTATGAATGTTTTCCTCGTCTTCCAGAGCAGGAGGGGCCCTCCAGAGCATTTCAGGTTCTGTCCCGTTATCATATTCTTCAGGGTCACTGGAGTCCTCCAAGTCAATCTCTACTTCCTCTGAATCTTCTCCTTTCATCATGGTGTCCATCCAAACGTGAAGAAAACACAATGCAGAGAACAGAATGGGTGTCTGTCACCTCCCTTACAGCTCAGACTGAGCCCACTGCCCAAACCCCTCAGCTGGCTTCACAGTGAGGTTATATTGGGAACGTTACAGTACCCCGGATGGTATTTGCAGATGGTCTCTCAAGTGAAGATCATTTTCCCTTGCTGTGGGAGCATAGGAAGGATAGGGGGGGATATAAATACTCTAAGCATGGATATGGCTCTGTATACACTGATACACAAAATACTAGGCATGCTATcacacagacagggagacaaTATGAGACAAGTCTGTAAGCATGAGAGCAAATAcagagtaaaacaaacatttagagTGCACattgagtaataataataacaggtGTACTTGCTTTACTGATTCTAGGATTGAATTCATTTccaatgtttcatttttacttgtgtctttgtgtcagaAAAGGGATTGACTTACTGCAATGCTGCTGCCTCCCTGTGGCCTACAATGGAAATGAAGTGTCCCCTTCAGAGCAATCAGATATGCTTGTGCTCCACTGTTGTGTGACTGACCTGTAACTGTTAATGTGCAAGTAAGATTCATTTTAACCTAAAAGAATCAGATGTAACGATTCTCACAGAATTTTAATCTCCCTAACGGGATCGGGATTGTTACAACTGACTTTGCCATTGATAACCAAGTGTGCATGAATATGAGATGATGTACTCTCACATCTCATTATGTCACTTTATACACTCTATGGCGCATTTAACTCCAGATCTGCTCTACTGTTCTGATGTGTAATAAAAAGAAGATATGAGCTACTGtgagctgataaaaaaaacaatatgttcTCTGGAGatatgcatactgtatataaagttCAGTCACTAACATGTAAAATCCATCTGGATAGAATCCGTCTAGTCTATTTTTCAAAAGTGACATTGATCCTATTCAGATCAATGAGCCACCAGTTGACATCATATGGCAAAAAGCAACTTTATGACCCCTGAGGCACACAAAATGCATCTTTTTCATGTAAAATCTAACTCTGGGATAAGAAATACACTCCTCCCGTGCTCTCCCCAAAAAACTACTCACCCCTTAGCgaaatgaaaaacattgaaCCCTCCCCATTTTCTGagcccctctcccctcctctcataATTTCCATACTGTCCAGTTAATTGTTCAGCTGTGACGATGCATGCATTACTACCTCTTTCTAGTTCACCAGTCGCATCAATAACAATGTGGAACTAACAGaagaaatattacatgttaTCACAATATTGTCCCCTAGGCCCAGATAGTATGAAGAGTGTTCTTAGGTCTCTGCACTCCATCTGGTGTAAAACATGTTTCGCAACATGCTTTTCACCTCTGTTAACCTTTGGACCCATTAACCATTCTTACAGCTATTAATAGATCAGAATCAACAGAGTTAACATCTGCAAAACTTGAATATCCTACAAAATAAGATATTTCAGGTGATTGATTCAGTTTTCGTTCATTTTAAAAGGTATCCATCAAA comes from the Larimichthys crocea isolate SSNF chromosome VI, L_crocea_2.0, whole genome shotgun sequence genome and includes:
- the cav4a gene encoding caveolin-2, whose amino-acid sequence is MDTMMKGEDSEEVEIDLEDSSDPEEYDNGTEPEMLWRAPPALEDEENIHTSTLVEISDTKPLINVRDPRGINDCLKVTFEDVIAEPVSVRSGDRVWIWSHALFEVSRVWIYRIVTVLLAIPVSVISGLLFAILSCFHIWMVGPCVQCVSIGTRWLQSLWNVVLSIIVRPLLLSAGKCCGGFSVHLAKE